One genomic region from Prionailurus bengalensis isolate Pbe53 chromosome C1, Fcat_Pben_1.1_paternal_pri, whole genome shotgun sequence encodes:
- the MOGAT1 gene encoding 2-acylglycerol O-acyltransferase 1 isoform X2: MKVEFAPLNIPLARRLQTAAVLQWVLSFLLLAQVCIGIIVILIIHNYWFLYVPYMTWLYFDWRTPEQGGRRSNWVRSWTVWRYFKDYFPIHLIKTWDLDPSHNYIFGFHPHGVLVAGAFGNFCTNYSDFEQLFPGFTAYLHVLPFWFRCPLFREYLMSSGPVSVSKKSVSHVLSKEGGGNISVIVLGGAEESLDAHPGKFTLFIRQRKGFVKIALTHGASLVPVFSFGENELFKQVNNPEGSWLRTVQERLQKIMGFALPLFHARGIFQYNFGLMPYRKPIHTVE, translated from the exons ATGAAGGTCGAGTTTGCGCCGCTGAACATCCCGCTGGCGCGGCGGCTGCAGACGGCCGCGGTGCTGCAGTGGGTCCTGTCCTTCCTCCTGCTCG CACAGGTGTGCATTGGGATCATTGTGATACTGATCATACACAACTATTGGTTCCTCTATGTCCCTTATATGACATGGCTTTACTTTGACTGGCGTACCCCAGAGCAGGGGGGCAGGAGATCCAACTGGGTCAGAAGCTGGACCGTGTGGAGGTATTTTAAGGACTATTTTCCAATTCAT CTCATCAAAACTTGGGATTTGGATCCAAGTCACAACTACATATTTGGGTTTCATCCCCATGGAGTGCTCGTTGCTGGAGCCTTTGGAAATTTTTGTACGAATTATTCGGACTTCGAACAGCTGTTTCCTGGATTCACTGCATATCTCCACGTGCTCCCATTTTGGTTCCGGTGTCCTCTCTTTCGAGAATATCTGATGAGTAGTG GACCAGTCTCAGTTTCTAAGAAGAGTGTGTCCCATGTGCTGAGCAAGGAGGGAGGTGGAAACATTTCAGTCATAGTTCTCGGGGGCGCGGAAGAATCGCTGGATGCCCATCCTGGAAAATTCACTCTGTTCATCCGCCAGCGGAAAGGATTTGTTAAAATCGCTTTGACCCATGG CGCCTCCTTGGtcccagtgttttcttttggagaaaatgAGCTGTTTAAACAAGTTAACAACCCTGAAGGCTCGTGGCTTCGAACCGTGCAAGAGAGGCTACAGAAGATCATGGGGTTTGCTTTGCCTCTTTTCCATGCCAGAGGGATTTTTCAATACAATTTTGGCCTGATGCCATACAGGAAACCGATCCACACTGTTG AATAA
- the MOGAT1 gene encoding 2-acylglycerol O-acyltransferase 1 isoform X1, whose amino-acid sequence MKVEFAPLNIPLARRLQTAAVLQWVLSFLLLAQVCIGIIVILIIHNYWFLYVPYMTWLYFDWRTPEQGGRRSNWVRSWTVWRYFKDYFPIHLIKTWDLDPSHNYIFGFHPHGVLVAGAFGNFCTNYSDFEQLFPGFTAYLHVLPFWFRCPLFREYLMSSGPVSVSKKSVSHVLSKEGGGNISVIVLGGAEESLDAHPGKFTLFIRQRKGFVKIALTHGASLVPVFSFGENELFKQVNNPEGSWLRTVQERLQKIMGFALPLFHARGIFQYNFGLMPYRKPIHTVVGRPIPVHQTLHPTTEQIEELHHTYMEELKKLFEAHKRKYGIPEHETLTFK is encoded by the exons ATGAAGGTCGAGTTTGCGCCGCTGAACATCCCGCTGGCGCGGCGGCTGCAGACGGCCGCGGTGCTGCAGTGGGTCCTGTCCTTCCTCCTGCTCG CACAGGTGTGCATTGGGATCATTGTGATACTGATCATACACAACTATTGGTTCCTCTATGTCCCTTATATGACATGGCTTTACTTTGACTGGCGTACCCCAGAGCAGGGGGGCAGGAGATCCAACTGGGTCAGAAGCTGGACCGTGTGGAGGTATTTTAAGGACTATTTTCCAATTCAT CTCATCAAAACTTGGGATTTGGATCCAAGTCACAACTACATATTTGGGTTTCATCCCCATGGAGTGCTCGTTGCTGGAGCCTTTGGAAATTTTTGTACGAATTATTCGGACTTCGAACAGCTGTTTCCTGGATTCACTGCATATCTCCACGTGCTCCCATTTTGGTTCCGGTGTCCTCTCTTTCGAGAATATCTGATGAGTAGTG GACCAGTCTCAGTTTCTAAGAAGAGTGTGTCCCATGTGCTGAGCAAGGAGGGAGGTGGAAACATTTCAGTCATAGTTCTCGGGGGCGCGGAAGAATCGCTGGATGCCCATCCTGGAAAATTCACTCTGTTCATCCGCCAGCGGAAAGGATTTGTTAAAATCGCTTTGACCCATGG CGCCTCCTTGGtcccagtgttttcttttggagaaaatgAGCTGTTTAAACAAGTTAACAACCCTGAAGGCTCGTGGCTTCGAACCGTGCAAGAGAGGCTACAGAAGATCATGGGGTTTGCTTTGCCTCTTTTCCATGCCAGAGGGATTTTTCAATACAATTTTGGCCTGATGCCATACAGGAAACCGATCCACACTGTTG TTGGCCGTCCAATCCCCGTTCATCAGACTCTGCACCCAACCACGGAACAGATTGAGGAGTTACATCACACCTATATGGAGGAGCTAAAGAAATTATTTGAGGCGCACAAGAGGAAGTATGGTATTCCAGAGCACGAAACTCTCACTTTTAAATAA